ACTCTTGCCGGATTCGGTGCTCACGCTCTCGCAGCTCCCGCATAGACGGTTTCGCCGGAGTGATCGTCATGGCCGTACCCCAGGAACCTCATCAGGAATCTCGCGTTCCTGGCCGATGAGTTGGCCCGAATTCAGGCAATCGGCCGCCGGGTGCACCGCAGCGCCGCCGGTTCGCAGTGGACGGCTCGCCTGGCGTACCACGCCGCGCACGAAACGCGCGTTGCCGAACACGTAGCGCCGCCACAACCGACGCGGCTCGCTGCCCAGTCGGAACAGCCATTCCAGCCCGCTGCGCTGTATCCATGGCGGTGCCTGCCGCTTGGCACCGGCGATGAAGTCGAAGGCGGCGCCCACGGCCACGGCCACCACGGGAAGTGCGGCACACAGGTCGGCGGCCCAGCGATCCTGCTTGGGGGTGCCGAGGCCCACCCAGACGATGTCCGCGGCGACGCAACGGATGTCCTCCATCTGTTGCCGCAGTTCCTCGGGGGACAGCGGCCGGAAGGGCGGGGAACTGGTGCCGACGATCCGCGTCCCCGGACAACGCTGTCGCAGTTCCCGGTGCAGCGCGTCCAGCACCTGGGGCGTGGAGCCCAGCAGGTAGTGGTTCAGTTCGGTGTGCTGGGTCAGGGCGAAGACGTCCAGCAGGAGGTCGGGGCCGTAGACGCGCGTGCTCGGCAGGGTGGCACCACGGTGGAGCAGTTGGTTGGCCCATACGACCGGCTGTCCGTCGGGGAGGTTGAGAGAGGCCGAGCGCAGAATGCCGTGCAGCTCGGGGTCCCGGTCCGCGAGGGCGAGCGTGTACGCGTTGGACAGATGGACATCACTGCCAAGAGGGACACCGAGGGCGTCCGGTCCGTCGGTGTCCCCATGGCGTGCCGCGTGGATCCGATGGGCGAGGCGCACGACGTGGCGGGCCGCGCTCTCGCGGGTGTGCGCGGTGATGGGCACCCCCAGGCACTCCACCACGGGAGCGGGCGACGTCGGTCCTGTCGTTCGTGAGCTTGGTGGGGCGGTCATGAGGAAGCGGCTTCGGTGCTCAGCGGGAGTGCGGCGGGTCGGTTGTCGCGCTCGGCGAACTCGGAGAAGGGCAGGCGGCGTCGGAAGTCGGTGATGGTGTCGCACAGGCCGCGCTCCACCGGGGTCGTGGGCTCCCATCCCAGGAGGTCGCGGGCCAAGGTGATGTCCGGACGCCGCTTTTTCGGATCGTCCTCAGGACGGGGGACCAGCGTGACGTCGGAGCTGGACTGGGTGAGTTTGCTGATCCACTGGGCCAGTTCGAGCATGGAGACCTCGTGTGGATTGCCCAGGTTGACCGGCCCTCCATGGCTGCTGGCGAGCATCCGCATCAACCCGTCGACCACATCATCGACATAGCACAGGGATCGGGTCTGACTCCCGTCTCCGGTGACGGTGATCGGCTCTCCGCGCAGTGCCTGGCGAATGAAGGTGGGGATGGCCCGACCGTCGTCCAGGCGCATCCGCGGGCCGAAGGTGTTGAAGATGCGCACGATCTTGGCGTCGACGCCGCGGCTCCTGCGGTAGGCCATGGTCAGTGCCTCGCCGAAGCGTTTCGCTTCGTCGTACACCGACCGTGGACCGACCGGGTTGACATGGCCCCAGTAGTCCTCTGGCTGAGGGTGGATCAGGGGGTCGCCGTACGACTCGGAGGTGGAGGTCAGCAGGAATCGAGCATGCTTCGCGGCGGCCAGGTCCAGGGCGTGCCAGGTTCCGGCCGAGCCCACACGGAGTGTCTCCAGGGGCAGTCTCAGGTAGTCCGCGGGTGAGGCGGGCGAGGCCAGGTGGAGGACAGCGTCCACCGGCCCCGGCACGTCCAGCCCCTGAGTGACGTCCCAGCGGCAGAACCGGAAGTGTCGCTCGCCCATGAGATGTTCGATGTTGTCGACGCTGGATGTCATGAAGTTGTCCACGCAGACCACGTCGTGGCCCGCGTGGAGCAGTCGCTCACACAGGTGGGAGCCGACGAACCCGGCCCCGCCCGTCACTACCGCTCGCATGTA
The DNA window shown above is from Streptomyces akebiae and carries:
- a CDS encoding WecB/TagA/CpsF family glycosyltransferase, whose product is MPITAHTRESAARHVVRLAHRIHAARHGDTDGPDALGVPLGSDVHLSNAYTLALADRDPELHGILRSASLNLPDGQPVVWANQLLHRGATLPSTRVYGPDLLLDVFALTQHTELNHYLLGSTPQVLDALHRELRQRCPGTRIVGTSSPPFRPLSPEELRQQMEDIRCVAADIVWVGLGTPKQDRWAADLCAALPVVAVAVGAAFDFIAGAKRQAPPWIQRSGLEWLFRLGSEPRRLWRRYVFGNARFVRGVVRQASRPLRTGGAAVHPAADCLNSGQLIGQEREIPDEVPGVRP
- a CDS encoding UDP-glucuronic acid decarboxylase family protein; protein product: MRAVVTGGAGFVGSHLCERLLHAGHDVVCVDNFMTSSVDNIEHLMGERHFRFCRWDVTQGLDVPGPVDAVLHLASPASPADYLRLPLETLRVGSAGTWHALDLAAAKHARFLLTSTSESYGDPLIHPQPEDYWGHVNPVGPRSVYDEAKRFGEALTMAYRRSRGVDAKIVRIFNTFGPRMRLDDGRAIPTFIRQALRGEPITVTGDGSQTRSLCYVDDVVDGLMRMLASSHGGPVNLGNPHEVSMLELAQWISKLTQSSSDVTLVPRPEDDPKKRRPDITLARDLLGWEPTTPVERGLCDTITDFRRRLPFSEFAERDNRPAALPLSTEAASS